The following are encoded together in the Notolabrus celidotus isolate fNotCel1 chromosome 9, fNotCel1.pri, whole genome shotgun sequence genome:
- the cdca2 gene encoding cell division cycle-associated protein 2 isoform X4, translating into MAAVEVMSAVEVNPAATMDDQKEKTSLPSEDVSPQITNDDKSAPLDFSELTPFQFGISAQSFTPASLSNRKDKSRLAQVKARRKSSVGVRGSPETNSLIRFIGQQRMKTPPVSRTPELVKSSPFLPRVASTLRQKMASFQNLMDVEESEGCDPMPKQDSDTGGCIKTRDYLSDGGSHDGEKENQQPMVTPRKRRRLGPLESCKVEIREASTPILHFSLQEREEEKKQEPQIVTEGPLTSRDTVDEAEAVFLSPTLHVDSELRAGPPAKNPQDAVFELQSPRHSPPDDPAAAPQAQPASILHFPFLPSLPSLLEMKPAGEVESTGTSTVKKTKRVRFGGPLSPEFFDKNLPPSTPLQRGATPARAQTPGGSLQLRSLLKTPQGRESQTANAQLDLGSPTVFGASPTLAVPRNHRTPTAGDEDGKVNQSVFLSVEDVDSAVITDTECTWDIQPLNLNNAFHEECLPQILSEFETEPDSASQLDALDEPTALPEEEKRLEAEAEIESTSRKRKPAPTCESSSEDPARSSRKRKPEESEPVKRSTRSAAKSASGKMKNCSTAARRWNKDVDRSLYGSRAYASKNPALSPITERLSFLSQCPAEQQTPTSAQNDEPCLSPEVADDAQVISNPTTINASENSSEDSVPASSKQSVKGRGRLSGRRVRGRGLKEMRVSAAKEMAPCLSEETRNQTGGEKEDHCEDQAATHLEKSREETPLSDTAPDQGGADIDLEAQISADTPCTDSDSKLECLSALTSDSSSLPEESSCTASPPPEVAQRRYKQGRRSSLYRPVPEEQVNQAEEHQMSRDVQESGQGDHAANQEEHNSRTSSDSQEEGEVTRMDLAPWQAEFNFEDVFKPVATRGQRSVRRSLRNQGSDSAGLAWLPWTSPESCKESRRRTRGRRLSAAQPAQQSVPEETPDAE; encoded by the exons ATGGCTGCTGTGGAGGTGATGTCTGCCGTGGAGGTGAACCCGGCTGCCACTATGGATGatcagaaagagaaaacatcTCTCCCCTCAGAGGATGTGTCCCCTCAAATCACAAATGATGACAAATCAGCCCCCCTGGATTTCTCTGAGCTCACACCTTTTCAGTTTGGTATTTCTGCACAGAGCTTCACTCCAGCATCTCTGTCGAACCGCAAAG ATAAGTCTCGTCTCGCACAAGTAAAGGCCAGACGGAAGTCAAGCGTTGGTGTCCGGGGCTCCCCAGAGACAAACTCCCTTATCCGCTTCATAGGACAACAGAGGATGAAGACTCCACCTGTCTCCAGAACTCCAGAG CTTGTCAAGAGTAGCCCCTTCCTTCCCCGGGTCGCCTCCACACTGAGGCAGAAGATGGCCTCTTTCCAGAACCTGATGGATGTGGAGGAGAGTGAGGGCTGTGATCCAATGCCAAAGCAGGACAGCGACACTGGAGGATGCATCAAGACAAGAGATTATCTGTCTG atGGAGGCAGTCATgacggagagaaagaaaaccaaCAACCAATGGTGACACCCAGGAAGAGGAGGCGCCTGGGCCCCCTAGAAAGCTGCAAGGTGGAGATTAGAGAGGCCAGCACTCCTATCCTCCACTTCAGTTTGCAGGAGCGTGAG gaggaaaaaaaacaagagccgCAGATTGTGACAGAAGGACCACTGACATCCCGTGACACAGTGGACGAGGCAGAAGCTGTGTTTTTATCCCCGACTCTTCATGTTGACTCTGAGCTCAGAGCTGGTCCCCCTGCCAAGAACCCACAG GACGCTGTCTTTGAACTCCAAAGCCCCCGTCATTCACCACCTGATGATCCTGCAGCCGCTCCACAAGCCCAGCCGGCATCCATCCTCCACTTcccctttctcccctctctcccctcgcTGTTGGAGATGAAGCCAGCAG GTGAGGTCGAATCAACTGGAACATCCACAGTCAAAAAGACAAAGAGGGTCCGCTTTGGAGGTCCACTCTCTCCTGAGTTCTTTGATAAGAACCTGCCCCCCAGCACcccactgcagagaggagccaCGCCGGCCCGTGCTCAAACACCGGGTGGAAGTTTACAGCTGCGCTCGCTGCTGAAGACGCCACAAGGAAGGGAATCCCAAACAGCAAACGCTCAGCTGGACCTCGGCAGCCCAACTGTGTTTGGAGCCTCACCGACACTCGCAGTACCTCGTAACCACAGGACCCCGACTGCTGGAGACGAGGACGGAAAGGTAAACCAG AGTGTTTTCCTCTCGGTAGAGGACGTCGACTCTGCAGTGATAACTGACACAG AGTGTACATGGGACATCCAACCGCTGAACTTAAACAATGCTTTCCATGAGGAGTGTCTTCCTCAGATACTGTCAG AGTTTGAGACTGAGCCAGACTCAGCCTCTCAGCTGGACGCCCTTGATGAGCCGACGGCTCTGCCAGAGGAGGAGAAGCGACTGGAAGCAGAAGCTGAAATTGAATCTACAAGCAGAAAGAGAAAG CCAGCACCAACGTGTGAATCTTCCAGTGAGGATCCTGCTCGCTCCAGTCGGAAGAGAAAG CCAGAGGAGAGCGAACCTGTGAAGAGGTCGACACGCTCGGCTGCCAAGTCAGCCTCTGGGAAGATGAAG AATTGCTCCACAGCAGCTCGTCGATGGAACAAGGACGTGGATCGCTCCCTGTATGGATCTCGGGCATATGCCTCAAAGAACCCTGCTCTGAGCCCCATCACCGAGAGGTTGTCCTTCCTCAGCCAGTGTCCAGCAGAACAACAGACCCCAACCTCAG CACAAAATGACGAGCCATGCTTGAGCCCTGAGGTGGCTGATGACGCTCAAGTAATTAGTAACCCCACTACGATAAACGCCTCAGAGAATTCTTCTGAAGATTCAGTCCCAGCCTCCAGTAAACAAAGCGTCAAAGGGAGAGGCAGACTGTCGGGGAGAAGGGTCAGAGGAAGAGGTTTGAAGGAGATGAGGGTCAGTGCTGCTAAGGAGATGGCTCCTTGTCTCAGTGAGGAGACTCGGAACCAGAccggaggagagaaggaggatcACTGTGAAGACCAAGCTGCTACACACCTTGAAAAATCAAGGGAGGAAACACCACTGAGCGACACTGCACCTGATCAGGGAGGAGCGGACATTGACCTTGAGGCCCAGATTTCTGCAGACACACCCTGCACAGACTCTGATAGTAAACTAGAATGTCTCAGTGCACTGACTTCAGACAGCTCATCTTTGCCTGAAGAATCCAGCTGCACAGCAAGTCCACCACCTGAAGTAGCACAGAGAAGATACAAGCAAGGCAGAAGGAGCTCCTTATACAGGCCAGTCCCAGAGGAGCAGGTAAACCAAGCAGAGGAGCACCAAATGAGCCGTGACGTGCAGGAGTCAGGGCAGGGAGACCACGCAGCTAACCAGGAGGAACACAACAGCAGGACCAGCTCTGATAgccaggaggagggggaggtaaCACGCATGGATCTGGCTCCCTGGCAGGCTGAATTTAACTTTGAGGATGTGTTCAAACCTgtggccactagagggcagcgtTCAGTCCGACGCAGCCTGAGGAACCAAGGCAGCGACAGTGCAGGTCTTGCCTGGTTGCCCTGGACCTCCCCTGAGTCCTGTAAAGAGTCCCGCAGGAGGACCCGGGGCCGCCGGCTCAGTGCTGCTCAACCTGCTCAACAGTCAGTCCCTGAGGAGACACCAGACGCTGAATGA